A single Populus nigra chromosome 13, ddPopNigr1.1, whole genome shotgun sequence DNA region contains:
- the LOC133671067 gene encoding NAC domain-containing protein 100-like has product MENNCVYSEEDEQMELPPGFRFHPTDEELITHYLSQKVLDNYFCARAIGEVDLNKCEPWDLPWRAKMGEKEWYFFCVIDRKYPTGLRTNRATDAGYWKATGKDKEIYRAKTLVGMKKTLVFYKGRAPKGEKTNWVMHEYRLEGKTPVYNPPKTAKNDWVICRIFEKSCGGKKTHVSGLVRLSSYGNELKPTILPPLMDSSQHNNDKRTNIGDKSHVTCFSNPTEDQKPHETIADCFNISLRAPFSSSNMSPSSVLFSKPSPPNSFYSSQILPNIANFQYPDSVMMPEHSMLRILLENHGPGMNLNSKRELSEDTGLSTDMSSVVTNHQLVHGSFEDPSSSAGPVDLDYLWNY; this is encoded by the exons ATGGAAAACAATTGTGTGTATAGTGAGGAAGATGAGCAGATGGAACTGCCTCCGGGATTTAGATTCCATCCAACTGATGAAGAGCTCATAACTCACTACCTGTCTCAGAAGGTTCTTGACAACTACTTTTGTGCTAGAGCTATTGGTGAGGTCGATTTAAACAAGTGTGAGCCATGGGATTTGCCTT GGAGGGCTAAAATGGGTGAAAAGGAATGGTATTTCTTCTGTGTTATAGACCGGAAGTATCCCACCGGTTTAAGGACGAATAGGGCTACTGATGCTGGTTATTGGAAAGCCACAGGCAAAGACAAGGAGATTTACAGGGCTAAAACACTTGTTGGCATGAAGAAGACCTTGGTTTTCTACAAAGGGAGAGCCCCCAAAGGAGAAAAAACCAACTGGGTTATGCATGAGTATAGATTAGAGGGGAAAACCCCCGTCTATAATCCCCCTAAAACAGCCAAG AATGATTGGGTCATCTGTAGAATTTTTGAGAAGAGTTGTGGAGGAAAGAAAACACATGTTTCAGGGTTGGTGAGGTTAAGCTCGTATGGAAATGAATTAAAGCCAACAATATTGCCTCCATTGATGGATTCTTCTCAACACAATAACGACAAGAGGACTAACATAGGTGATAAGTCTCACGTGACCTGCTTCTCCAATCCAACGGAGGACCAGAAACCCCATGAAACCATTGCTGATTGCTTTAACATTTCTCTTAGAGctcctttctcttcttcaaaCATGTCCCCTTCCTCAGTTCTGTTTTCAAAACCCTCACCTCCAAACTCTTTCTACTCCTCTCAAATTTTACCAAACATAGCAAATTTTCAATACCCAGATTCTGTTATGATGCCAGAACACTCCATGTTGAGGATATTGCTTGAAAACCATGGACCCGGCATGAACCTAAACTCAAAACGGGAGCTTTCAGAGGACACTGGCCTCAGCACTGATATGTCTTCAGTGGTAACCAACCATCAATTGGTTCATGGGTCCTTTGAGGATCCATCAAGTTCTGCCGGACCAGTTGATCTTGATTACCTTTGGAATTACTGA